CAACCCTGGTCTTTCACCAATTGTAATCCTTATCATTGGTGTCATCGCTGGTGTTGCCAAATACTTCTTCAAACGTCACTACAACGTTCAAAGTACTTACGCACCTGCATCTTAATCAATCTCAACCTCAAGCACCCTTATGGGTGCTTTTTTACGTCAGAAATCTTGACACAGTTGGCTATTCTATACTAAAATGTTAAAGTTAATAGACAAAAGAAAGAATTCCAATAGATGCGTATCAAATTCCCTCTACTAATCATTGCTTGCTGCCTATTGCTTATGGCATGCAGCCACAAGAATACTCAGAAAAACTATCAAGCTTACTATAGTTTCAACAACGTGACGACTCCCACTCAAGAAAAACAGCTAGCCAAAGCCTTAAAAAGCAAAGGCATACCGACCAAAGACTGGGACAATCTAGCCCCCTATATTACTCGTTATAATCAGGAAAATACAAACCTTCAGTCAGTTGTCAAAAAATGGACCAAAAGTAAAATCGGCAAAGATCAAAACCAATTCGTCACCTTCCTTAATGAAAAAACTTTTGAAGAGAATAAATCACACTTTACTGACGACTTAAACTGTCGACGAACATCTTTCCTCCTTCTTCACGACCTTATTACAAGCTCAGAGGACCTCACCAAATTAGAACTCCCCCTTCAAAACGAATTTATAGATCTTAAGTCACACCACAAAGAGTTAACTGCCAAGGATCAAGCTCTCTACAGTCTCCTTTTTGGTGATAATATCAGCTATCAGTCTACAGACGATCTCCTTAAAGCTTGGAAAAAAGCTGGACTCAAGTTTCCAGAGAAGGTTAAACTCCTATCGGTCTTTCAAAATAGCCCTGGTGATGTCAGCAATTTCCACACGGCTATAGCTTACGAAAAAGATGGTAGTATCTATGTCTTTGAAAAACAGGACCCTACACTT
The DNA window shown above is from Streptococcus salivarius and carries:
- a CDS encoding DUF4300 family protein, coding for MRIKFPLLIIACCLLLMACSHKNTQKNYQAYYSFNNVTTPTQEKQLAKALKSKGIPTKDWDNLAPYITRYNQENTNLQSVVKKWTKSKIGKDQNQFVTFLNEKTFEENKSHFTDDLNCRRTSFLLLHDLITSSEDLTKLELPLQNEFIDLKSHHKELTAKDQALYSLLFGDNISYQSTDDLLKAWKKAGLKFPEKVKLLSVFQNSPGDVSNFHTAIAYEKDGSIYVFEKQDPTLPYRWSRFDNWADIKTHWLSNRFKVFKDNVDILVNDQKFDDFLENTLYIPQNNQLAHQDE